GGCGACCGCGTCGATCTCGAGTTCGTCCATACCGTATCAGCGATTGCGACGTTTAAGAGCGCGTCGGTACTCGCCGTAGGAGTCCTCGGGATCGAACGGAGCCGGGGCGCTGTTGACGGCGTCGGCTCCGCACTCGGGACAGTCGGTAGAAAGCGTGTACACCGGGCGATCGTGGGCGTCGCGCCACGCCGAACAGACCCGGATGTTGGATTTCATTACTCGTCGTCGGTGCGACGCTCGCGGTGGAACTCGCCCGTGCCGCCGTGCTCTTCGATAGCGACGACCGCGCGCTGGGCGCTCTCCTCGAGTTGCGCTTCGGCGGTCTTGTAGTTCGGCGCCTTCACGGTGATCCGGTACTCCGGCGCGCCGACGTAGTTGACCTCGAGGTCGACTTCGTCGGGGATCTCGCCGTTGCCCTCCGCGGCCGAAAGCGCCTCGCGGATCCCGTCGACGCCGCTCGGCGACGCGTTCTCGAGGTCGACGTAGCCGGTGACGTTGACGTACGGCACCGAGACGTTCTCGCGGGCGGTCTCGACGATGGCGTCGATCTCGTCCTCGGAGAGATCGGTCCCCTCGAGCGCCTCGTCGCCGTGGATGGCGGCCTGCTTGAACCCGTTGTAGAGGCTGTCGTGGGTGCCGATCAGCTCGTTGGCGATTGCGGTGTAGGTTTCGTCGTCGGCGTCCTCACCGAGTGCCAGACCCATCCAGTTGTCGGCCTTTTGCTCGTTTTTCCACTGCTGGATCTTCTCGGATCGCTGGTGGTCGTTGACGTCCTTCAGCGAGAGGTCGATCTGCTGGGAGCCTTCGTCGACGTCGAGTACCTTGCAGACGACGATCTGGCCCTCGCGAACGTGATCGCGGACGTTCTTGATCCAGCCGCTTGCGACCTCGGAGATGTGGATCAGCCCGCGCTGGTCCTGGTACTCCTCGAGGTCGACGAAGACGCCGAAGTCCTCGATCTCGTCGATCTTGCCGACGACGAGTTCGCCGGGGTCGGGCCAGCCGCTGTACTTCATCGTGACTCGACTGTTTCGAGGATCTCGTGGTCTATCTCGGCTTTGCCGCCGGTCGGTCGGGCGAGCGTCGTGCCACAGACGGCACAGGCGACCTCCGTGGAGGCCTTGCCGAAGACGGTCTGTTCGTTCTCGCAGTCACCGCAGCGGACGTTGTAAAAGTTTCCTGCCATCGTAATCACTCCTGGAACTCGAGTCGGCCCGTCCGCCATCCCTCGCGAAGGTGGGCTTTCCCGCAGTCGTTACAGCGGTACTTGAGGTCGGTCTTCTTGGTCGGCTTGTCGCCACCAGGAACCTTCGAGAAGCGGCCGGCGTTACCGATGACCGCCGTGTTGCGACGCGTTCGGCGAGCGTCCCACTTCATTCCCGAGGAGCGGCCCGAGCGGACCTTCTCGACTTCGTGTTCGTGGTGTTCGTTGCAGTGCGGACAGTACGTATTGAATCGGCGTGGCATCTGCATGGTTATCTCACTTGACGTGGGCTAAGATAGCGCTGTTTAAAACCCGTTTGGTTCGTCGTCGCCGTTCGCCCCTCCGCCTTCGAAGCGTTTAATCCCCTCTCGCGTAAACGCACCCGCATGAAGCGCCTGATCATTCACGGGGACCCCGGCATTCGGAAGGGGGCCATCATCGAGTACGAGGGGGAGGAGGTGGTCTGTTTCGCCATCAGCCGGAACGGCGAGTGGCACGGCCCCGAGAAGGTCCAGCTGTGGTGCACTGTCGGCACCGAAGACGAGTTCGAGGACTTCGAGAAGCGAAACTTCACCCCACACTTCCTCGACGTCGACCGCGCCGACGCCGAAGCCGTCGACGTCGTTCGACCGAAGGCCGATCTCGCGCTGTGAGCCGGGGGTGACGAGCAGCACCGATCCACCGACCGTATCCGTCGCCCGTCCCGGCGAGGGGTCTCCCCGATCACGGACGAGGAGACTCCGGGGATCGACCCGTCCAGGCGCGGTTCACCTCTCACTACCGACCGACGGCGACCGACTCGAGTGCCGTATCTGAACCAGCGACGATGTCACGTTCACCCGTCGACGCCATTCGAATACGATTTCGGGCGTTGCTCTCGACGACGCGATTCACACAGTTCGCCGGCGTCGGCCTCGTGGGGGCGACCGTGGACAACGCCGTCCTCTTCGCACTGGTCGAACTGACGGTTCTGGGACCGGTCGTCGCGAAGACGATCGCCTGGGAGCTCGCCATCGCAGTCATCTTCGCGATCAACGAGCGGTGGACGTTCGCCAGTCACGGAACGATGTCGGCTCGAGCGCTCGGAAAGCGGTTCCTGCGGTCGAATCTGGTCCGGCTCGGGGGCCTGCTTGTGGCGCTTTCGGTTCTCTGGGTACTGTACCATCAGTTCGGGGTCTGGTACGTGACGGCGAACGTGATCGGAATGGCGATCGGCTTCTTCGTCAACTACACCTGTGAGAGTCTCTACACGTGGAAGGTGCATCGAGAGTAGCGGTAGAAACCCACATACGGCGGTCGAATCACAACCCTTAACTAGCGCACCGGGTTATGATGTGATAGCGGGATGGGATAGCCAGGAGATTCCGGCGGGCTCATAACCCGCAGATCGGTAGTTCAAATCTACCTCCCGCTATGTTTTGGCGCGAACAAGTTCGTGAGCGCCATTCATAGCACGGAGTAGTTTGAATCGGACGAGACGCCGCAGCGTAGCGAGGACGTCTCGGCGTGGTTCAAATCTACTCTCGATACTTCTCGACGCGAACAACAACGAAGAACGGAACCGTTCGAAACGGCTTCGCCGTTTCGTGATGACGAGCGAAGCTCTCTCGAACCACGATGAGTGTCGCGAGCGTCGAAAGTACGACGAGTAGATTTGAAGGAGACGACGATGGAACGAAGCGGCCGAAATCGGCATCGCTCAAATTTACTGCCCGCGATACGCTTGCTGCAACCGCCGGCGAAGAGCAACCGTACGCGGAACCCCGGCCAGCAGAGCCGCCTCAGCCGTCAGTAAACTGGAAATTGCTTTTGTTACAGTTTGGACACACGTCCTGCCGTTTTGGGATCGGGTCTCTCCCATTGGCAGCTAAAAGAACGAAGTCACAATCGATACATTCGATATAGTCTCCCACTGGTCACCTCTATCGATTCTATAGAGATATACCTCATACCTCGTTACTTAGGTCGCGAGTTGTGCCACGGTGTGAGGAGTCAACTCGAACGTTCGAGACTGAACCGCGACCAGTCCGGTGGCTGTGACGAGCGCCGGGAGCCGACGACGCACTCGAGCCCGCCCGTTTTTGGTCACCCGGTCACAACCGGTTGGCATGACAGATTCGGTCCGAGACGTGCTTTCCGAGCTCCAAAATTCGGAGTACACCGGCGAGAACCGGTGTGTACCGTGTACGATCGTCAACGTTCTGATCGCCGCCGCCGCGAGTGCCCTCGTCGGGATCGTCTCGCGGAGGGGCGGCGTCCTCACCTTCGCGGGGTCGCTCGCCGCGATCGCCCTTCGCGGGTATCTCGTTCCCGGAACGCCGACGCTGACGAAGCGGTACTTTCCGGATCGGGTGCTCGCACAGTTCGACAAGCATCCGCTCGAGGAACGCCAGCGAGCGGAGCGAGAGCAGTCGGCGGAGGGAGAACCGGCGGTCGTCGACGAGTTCGAGCGCCAACAGGAGAGCGCGGTCGATCCCGAACAGTTCCTCCTCGAGGTCGACGCCGTCGAGCCGTGTGAAACCCAGGACGATCTCTGTTTCACCGACGAACTCGCGGACATGATCGACGACCGAGTGGCGGGCCTTCCCGAGGAACCGCTCGATCGAGCGCTCGTCGCCGATCTGTACGGTATCGAACCCGAGTCGGTGACCCTCGAGGACCGATCCTATCCCGCCGTCAAGATCGGTCGTCGGATTCACAAGTGGCCGTCAGAGGCCGCGCTCGCCGCCGACCTTGCGACCCACCAGGCGCTATCAGAACTGACCGACCGCTGGACGGAGGTTCCGCAGGGCCAGCGCATCGAACTGCTCGAGGTGCTGCGATCGTTCCACGGCTCCTGTCCGGCCTGCGGCGGGCGGATCACGATGAGTGAAGACACCATCGAGTCGTGTTGCCGATCGTACGAGGTGCTCGCGCTCAACTGCGAGGGGTGTTCGGCGCCGCTGCTCGAGATCGATCCGACCGAGATCGGCGGGACGGACGGCGGAGTCGAGCCCTGAGAGCGTCGACGGTCGTCACCGTCGAC
This DNA window, taken from Natronococcus sp. CG52, encodes the following:
- a CDS encoding RNA-protein complex protein Nop10, whose amino-acid sequence is MKSNIRVCSAWRDAHDRPVYTLSTDCPECGADAVNSAPAPFDPEDSYGEYRRALKRRNR
- a CDS encoding translation initiation factor IF-2 subunit alpha, which translates into the protein MKYSGWPDPGELVVGKIDEIEDFGVFVDLEEYQDQRGLIHISEVASGWIKNVRDHVREGQIVVCKVLDVDEGSQQIDLSLKDVNDHQRSEKIQQWKNEQKADNWMGLALGEDADDETYTAIANELIGTHDSLYNGFKQAAIHGDEALEGTDLSEDEIDAIVETARENVSVPYVNVTGYVDLENASPSGVDGIREALSAAEGNGEIPDEVDLEVNYVGAPEYRITVKAPNYKTAEAQLEESAQRAVVAIEEHGGTGEFHRERRTDDE
- a CDS encoding 30S ribosomal protein S27e, translating into MAGNFYNVRCGDCENEQTVFGKASTEVACAVCGTTLARPTGGKAEIDHEILETVESR
- a CDS encoding 50S ribosomal protein L44e, producing MQMPRRFNTYCPHCNEHHEHEVEKVRSGRSSGMKWDARRTRRNTAVIGNAGRFSKVPGGDKPTKKTDLKYRCNDCGKAHLREGWRTGRLEFQE
- a CDS encoding HAH_0734 family protein, translated to MKRLIIHGDPGIRKGAIIEYEGEEVVCFAISRNGEWHGPEKVQLWCTVGTEDEFEDFEKRNFTPHFLDVDRADAEAVDVVRPKADLAL
- a CDS encoding GtrA family protein, with the translated sequence MSRSPVDAIRIRFRALLSTTRFTQFAGVGLVGATVDNAVLFALVELTVLGPVVAKTIAWELAIAVIFAINERWTFASHGTMSARALGKRFLRSNLVRLGGLLVALSVLWVLYHQFGVWYVTANVIGMAIGFFVNYTCESLYTWKVHRE